Proteins encoded together in one Amblyomma americanum isolate KBUSLIRL-KWMA chromosome 1, ASM5285725v1, whole genome shotgun sequence window:
- the LOC144113572 gene encoding ATP-binding cassette sub-family B member 10, mitochondrial-like yields MHAYILGVGSPLFRQVRVRKHLLPKCLSTVNGAVRCSSRNVLRLCTPPPKPVVSAVLCRTCSGSRHTDSSELKRLLRQAKPERFRLGAAVILLFVSSSVMIAFPFCIGKVIDVIYTAPNHEELRENLSWICRLLTGVVVIGGVANFGRVYLMNTSAQRIINALRKQAHASLMQQEVAFFDRNRTGDLITRLSSDTALVGMSLTQNMSDGLRSAVAVLGGVGMMLYTSPQLSLVGLSIVPPVALMSFAFARRLRQVAADVQTRLAQSSAIAEEQLSNIRTVRAFAKESYEKNRYAEGLSRLLEMVNSETWLKAVFFGCTGATGNMIVLAVLYYGGVLMSDGRLTVGNLSSFLLYAAYVGVSIGGLGGFFTETTKALGASRKVWEIADRVPALPNSGGLILPNLQGQVEFSNVTFAYPSRPDITVLKNLNLSVPAGSVLAIVGPSGQGKSTLASLLLRLYDPSHGVVMLDGIDIRKLDPSFLRLHVGIVSQEPTLFATTIFDNILYGAKSLERSTKDDVMRAASEANALEFIQGLPDGFNTMVGERGVLLSGGQKQRIAIARAILRDPSILILDEATSSLDAVSERAVQEALKKLMMGRTVLTIAHRLSTIRRADRIVVLKAGTIVESGTYDQLMEITDGLFRKLVEHQIHDEITSG; encoded by the coding sequence TCAAGTGAGGGTGCGGAAGCACTTGTTGCCCAAGTGTTTGTCAACCGTGAATGGTGCCGTCCGCTGCAGCAGCAGAAATGTCCTGCGCTTGTGCACACCTCCGCCGAAACCTGTTGTTTCTGCCGTACTATGCCGAACTTGTTCAGGCAGCCGGCACACAGACAGCAGCGAACTGAAGAGACTGTTGCGGCAAGCAAAGCCCGAACGCTTTCGCCTTGGTGCTGCTGTTATATTGCTTTTTGTATCCAGCTCTGTTATGATTGCTTTCCCATTCTGCATCGGTAAAGTGATTGACGTGATCTACACTGCGCCTAATCACGAAGAACTTCGCGAGAACCTCAGTTGGATTTGCAGGCTTCTGACGGGCGTTGTTGTCATCGGTGGTGTCGCGAACTTCGGTCGTGTGTATCTTATGAACACTTCAGCGCAGCGGATAATCAACGCGCTCCGCAAGCAAGCTCACGCCTCGTTGATGCAGCAGGAGGTAGCCTTTTTTGACCGTAACCGCACGGGTGATCTCATCACTAGGCTGTCAAGTGACACTGCTCTGGTGGGAATGTCTTTAACGCAGAATATGTCAGACGGCCTGCGCTCTGCCGTCGCGGTGCTTGGTGGTGTAGGTATGATGCTCTACACATCTCCGCAGTTGTCCTTGGTAGGCCTGAGCATTGTACCACCAGTGGCCCTCATGTCATTTGCTTTCGCCCGCAGACTGAGGCAGGTCGCAGCGGATGTACAGACGCGACTTGCCCAGTCCAGTGCCATTGCAGAGGAGCAGCTGTCAAATATCCGAACTGTGCGTGCTTTTGCCAAAGAAAGTTATGAAAAGAACAGATATGCTGAAGGGCTTTCTCGTCTGCTAGAAATGGTAAACTCCGAGACTTGGCTGAAGGCAGTCTTCTTTGGTTGCACTGGCGCCACAGGAAACATGATTGTGTTGGCTGTTCTCTATTATGGCGGTGTCCTGATGTCGGATGGCAGACTGACTGTAGGGAACTTGTCCTCTTTCTTGCTGTATGCAGCCTATGTAGGTGTGTCGATTGGGGGTCTGGGTGGCTTCTTCACTGAAACAACCAAAGCTTTGGGTGCCTCAAGAAAAGTGTGGGAAATTGCTGATCGTGTTCCAGCACTGCCAAACTCGGGTGGCCTCATCCTTCCCAACCTTCAGGGACAGGTAGAGTTTAGCAACGTCACATTTGCATACCCCTCTAGACCAGATATCACAGTTCTCAAGAATTTGAACCTTTCAGTGCCTGCAGGGTCAGTTTTGGCAattgtaggtcccagtgggcaagGAAAGTCTACATTGGCTTCTCTGCTGCTTCGGTTGTATGACCCAAGCCATGGTGTTGTCATGCTGGATGGTATTGATATAAGAAAGCTGGACCCAAGCTTTTTGAGGCTACATGTTGGGATTGTTAGCCAGGAGCCAACACTTTTTGCTACAACCATTTTTGACAACATTCTTTATGGCGCCAAAAGTCTAGAGAGGAGTACAAAAGATGATGTGATGAGAGCAGCAAGTGAAGCCAATGCATTGGAATTCATCCAAGGCCTTCCTGACGGCTTTAATACTATGGTTGGGGAACGAGGAGTTTTATTATCTGGAGGCCAGAAGCAGCGTATTGCCATTGCTCGAGCTATTCTGAGAGACCCCAGCATCTTAATTCTGGATGAAGCAACTAGTTCCTTAGATGCTGTCAGTGAACGGGCAGTGCAGGAGGCATTGAAAAAGCTTATGATGGGACGCACTGTGCTGACTATTGCCCACAGACTGTCCACAATTCGCCGGGCCGATAGGATTGTTGTATTGAAGGCAGGCACCATTGTCGAGTCTGGAACGTATGATCAGCTGATGGAAATTACTGATGGACTCTTTCGGAAGCTGGTCGAACACCAGATACATGATGAGATCACGTCCGGGTAA